TTATCAAATTTACCGGCAAACTCATCAAATAATACCGAAGGGTTTTTACCTAATACATTAACCAATACGTTTAAACGACCACGGTGCGCCATACCAATGACGACTTCTTTTGCACCTTGCGCACCTGCACGCGAAATTAATTCCTTAAGCATAGGAATCAATGCATCGCCACCTTCTAACGAGAAACGTTTAGCTCCAGGGAATTTAGAACCTAAATATTTCTCTAAACCGTCTGCCGCGACTAGCTCTTTGTAAAGCTTCTTCTTAGCATCAGCTGTTAAATTCGCCGTTGCTTTTACCGATTCTAAACGCTGCTGTAACCAACGCTTCTCATCAGTTGAAGTAATGTGCATGTATTCTGCACCAATCGAGCCACAATACGTTTTAACTAACGCGCTGTGAATATCACGTAGTGGTAGCTTTTCTGCGCCAACTTTAAGTGAGCCAACGTTATAGACTTTATCCATGTCTTCTTGTGTTAGGCCATGATGAGATAGCTCTAAATCACGTACGCGCTCTTGCTTCCATAAACCAAGTGGATCCAAGTTAGCATGTTGGTGGCCACGAAAACGGAATGCGTTAATCAGCTGTAAAACTTTTACTTGTTTTTCATCTGAGCTTTCCGCTTGAACAACAACTTGTTTACGGTGGGTATTTTTGGCAGCTTGACGAAAATCTTCTCGCACTTCAGAGTGCTTAGTTTCTACGTCAACGCCTTCAACCTTGGGCAGTTGATCGAACAAAGCACGCCAGTCGGCATCTACGCTTTGCGGATCAGTCAAATAACTTTCGTATAATTCTTCTACGTAAGTGGCATTGGCACCGGCTAACTGGGTTGATTCTAGCCAGGCTTGCATGTTGCCATAGTGCATTATTGTTTCCTTTACCGTAGTAAGTTGTACAATTTAAGGTTTTAGGTAAAAAAATAGCCATTCTCAGCTAACTAAGAACGGCTATTCAGTAGTTCAGAAAGTTAAGTTCTAACGAACTTAATTAATACTAAACAGCCTGCTTAAGCAGCATAGACTTAATATGACCAATTGCCTTGGTCGGGTTTAAGCCTTTAGGACATACATTTACACAGTTCATGATACCGTGACAACGGAATACGCTAAATGCATCATCTAAGTTAGATAAGCGTTCTTCAGTTGCCGTATCACGACTGTCAGCCAACCAACGGTAAGCAGCTAGCAAACCGGCAGGGCCAATAAATTTGTCTGGGTTCCACCAAAATGATGGACAAGATGTTGAACAACAAGCACATAAAATACACTCGTATAAACCATCAAGCTTTTCACGATCTTCAATTGACTGCAAATGCTCACGCGCAGGTGGTTGCTTGTCATCGTTGATCAAGAAAGGTTTAACTTTTTCATACTGTGTAAAGAACTGAGTCATATCAACAACTAAGTCACGAACAACAGGTAAACCTGGTAATGGACGAATAACAATCTTCTTACCCTTTAAATCAGATAAAGGCGTAATACAAGCTAAGCCGTTTTTACCATTCATGTTAACGCCATCTGAACCACATACACCTTCACGACATGAACGGCGTAGCGATAAAGTTGGGTCTTGCTCTTTGATTAACAGAAGAGCATCCAATACCATGATGTCTTGACCATCTGGCAAGTCTAACGTGTAGTCTTGCATTCTTGGTTTAGCATCAACATCAGGGTTGTAGCGATATATTGAAAAAACTTGTTTCATTTGCCAGCGCTCCCCAATTAGTATGTTCTAACTTTTGGAGGGAAAGCTTCACGATGCTTAGGCGTCATATTAACATCACGCTTAGACATGCTTTCCGTCTCAGGGTTATAAATAGTGTGACACAACCAGTTAGCATCATCACGCTCAGGGTAGTCGAAGCGGCTATGTGCACCACGGCTCTCTGTACGGAAGTTTGCGGCAACGGCTGTTGCGTATGCAGTTTCCATCAAGTTGTCTAATTCTAAACACTCGATACGTTGTGTATTAAAGTCGCTAGATTTGTCATCTAAGCGTGCTGATTTAAGACGCTCACGGATAACTTTAAGCTCTTCAAGACCAGTAGCCATTGCATCACCTTCACGGAATACCGAGAAGTTAAGCTGCATACATTGCTGTAAGTCTTTACGGATTTGGAACGGGTCTTCGCCTTTATCTGTTGATTCCCAACGATTGTAGCGAGATAAGCTTTGTTCAAGATCTGAAGCGCTTGCTGCAACACCTTCTTGTGTATCGGCTAGGTACTCACCTAAGTACTTACCAGCAGCACGACCAAATACAACTAAATCCAATAATGAGTTACCACCTAAGCGGTTAGCACCGTGTACAGATACACAGGCAATCTCACCTACTGCGAATAAACCTTCAACAACTTGGTCGTTACCATTAGCATCCACAGTGAATGCTTGACCATTAACATTGGTCGGTACACCACCCATTTGGTAGTGACAAGTTGGGATAACTGGAATTGGCTCTTCAACCGGATCAATATGTGCGAAAGTACGAGATAAATCACAAACGCCAGGTAAACGACTTTCTAATGTTTCTTTACCTAAATGGTCAAGCTTAAGCTTGATATGTGGACCCCAAGGACCATCACAACCACGGCCTTCACGGATTTCAGTCATCATTGAACGAGCAACAACGTCACGACCCGCTAAGTCTTTAGCGTTTGGCGCATAACGTT
This genomic window from Saccharobesus litoralis contains:
- a CDS encoding succinate dehydrogenase iron-sulfur subunit — protein: MKQVFSIYRYNPDVDAKPRMQDYTLDLPDGQDIMVLDALLLIKEQDPTLSLRRSCREGVCGSDGVNMNGKNGLACITPLSDLKGKKIVIRPLPGLPVVRDLVVDMTQFFTQYEKVKPFLINDDKQPPAREHLQSIEDREKLDGLYECILCACCSTSCPSFWWNPDKFIGPAGLLAAYRWLADSRDTATEERLSNLDDAFSVFRCHGIMNCVNVCPKGLNPTKAIGHIKSMLLKQAV
- the sdhA gene encoding succinate dehydrogenase flavoprotein subunit, yielding MSITVREFDAVVIGAGGAGMRAALSISESGQSCALISKVFPTRSHTVSAQGGITVALGNAHDDNWEFHMYDTVKGSDFIGDQDAIEYMCKTGPEAIIELENMGLPFSRFENGKVYQRPFGGQSKNFGGEQAARTAAAADRTGHALLHCLYQQNVKNQTKVFSEWYALDLVKNQTGAVVGCTAICIETGEVVYFKARATVLATGGAGRIFASTTNAHINTGDGVGMAVRAGVPMQDIEMWQFHPTGIAGAGVLVTEGCRGEGGYLLNKDGERFMERYAPNAKDLAGRDVVARSMMTEIREGRGCDGPWGPHIKLKLDHLGKETLESRLPGVCDLSRTFAHIDPVEEPIPVIPTCHYQMGGVPTNVNGQAFTVDANGNDQVVEGLFAVGEIACVSVHGANRLGGNSLLDLVVFGRAAGKYLGEYLADTQEGVAASASDLEQSLSRYNRWESTDKGEDPFQIRKDLQQCMQLNFSVFREGDAMATGLEELKVIRERLKSARLDDKSSDFNTQRIECLELDNLMETAYATAVAANFRTESRGAHSRFDYPERDDANWLCHTIYNPETESMSKRDVNMTPKHREAFPPKVRTY